In Zingiber officinale cultivar Zhangliang chromosome 1A, Zo_v1.1, whole genome shotgun sequence, the DNA window TGCCTTCCTTTCTCTCCCTTCCTTCCGTTTAATGAACCTAATTCGCTCATCCAAACAAAGGGCCTACGAGATCGATATAAACAAtcgactcttccacttcttcctcaCCCACTATTGCTAATCTTAAATTAGCTCTCCCGTCACTAACCTTTCAGTTCATATCCTCGGCGACGAAATGGTTTCCGGTTCCTTCACCGGCGAGGTCACTCTCAATGTCTCAGCCGCAAGACTCTGGAAAGGAGGGATCGAGGAGCCCCATATCTTGTACCCCAAGCTCATGCCTGATTATATTTCCAAAGCCGAGCGTATTGGAGAGGGAGTCGGAGCTATTAACGTTTTCTACTACTCTCCGGGTATGAAATTTAAAGATTTTAGCTGCACTACTCGATATGGTAGATTTTACATGCTAATGAATTCTTTTGTTTACTCTACAGCCGCAAATCTGCCACCGGGAAGCCTCATCAAGAACAAGATAGAAGTGCTCGATGAAGCGACTTTCACTTTTAAGAACTCGTCCGTCGAAGGAGGGCTCCTTGGAGTGCTTGTTAAATCATTCACCTATGAGTCCGTCTTCATTCCATCCGGTCCTGATAGTTGCGTTGCGAAGATCAAGTTCGACTATGAAACAATTGCGGACCAAGATCTCAGTGAAGAGGAACTAAAAGCCGGCAGAGATGGATCGATCGCAGTGCTCAAGGCCACCGAAGGATATCTACTTGCCAATCCTGATGTCTACGCTTAAATTCATATGCATATCGCTCATCCAACCTTAGCAACATCCTTTTAAACTATGTTTCGCTTTGACTCTTATTTAATAAATGTGAACAATAAATGGATGAATTATATTTATCTAGAGTGCATTAATAAATGTTATTTGCTGTTTTTGTCACTCGCTCTGTTTTCttttgaggaaaaaaaaatgaacatcCGAAATGATAACTGAAATAGAAGAAGAATTCTGTCTATCAAATCAGATCATACTGAAATGATAACTACTCTCCATATGTTTGCCTCGATGAATCTTAAACACAACGAGCCAAGCCATTTCTTACAAAATAGTGGCAACTGGCTTTACTGAGTTGAATAATTTTCAGATGACTGAATTctgtaaaaataaataagaagaaaaaacatTATAAACTAAAATTCCAGGACAAGCTGATTCCTGCATTAAGTTCCAATACTGCATgttatatgatcctgtccgaaagtgaaAAGTTGGAAAACTGGAGATATGGTTGTAatgttgactggatgtagaccgCGTCCCGCTCTACAAAACAAGCAACGTTAGTGCCGAGTTAGGGAAATAGTCCCTGACGTAGgtcctctgacactcaagtcaatcaccggaaATGTAGAGGACGGCGGAGCAACAGTAACACAAGCGCAAACagtgaataacgcgtacctccaCCGGTgtatggacccccctttatatagagccctggtgggtGATGTGAAAGCTACTCGAGGCGTGAGCACGTTCTCCAatgtgtcctatgaaaggacctgtcaggaaagtgcctctgacaccataccttaacaaggCATGCATATCTTTGAccagacagtagaagcttccgccgtacgatccgcTTGTTGACCATGCCTCTTGTCAgcagcactatctcccaaaaagATATCCAAAGGTACGACAGTGGTCCTGTTGCTtcgccgagcggggtagccggtTAGCCGGGACTCCTCCGCTCGGCCGGCCTCATCCGCTCTTCCTTCCGATGACTGGGTGTAATAGCTTATCCCTCCCGATCTAAGCTTTTCAGTCTCCTTAGCATCCCGTTGCTCCGCATTGAGCATCTAGCGACCTTACCATATTTTCCTGAGCTAGATGGGTGGACCACTCAGACATGTCTCCTATCGATCGGACACTGACTACCCCGACCGACCGTTGTGATTGGCCTCCGCTCGGTCACCGTAAGCGAGCCTTTTGACACCCTAGAATTGACCACCTTGATTTTGACATCTACCCTTGCAGTTGACCCATGCCGGGCGGGACCCTCTTTatcgccgcatcacaagccttcccctaAGGTCTAGTCGATGGAGGCTACAAGCATTGGCAaagaacaaaaaataaataaataaaaaatacatgtACAAAATGAGAAAACTCAATACAATCCTTCGAAAATAAAGATCGCAATGAGACCAAATCAGCcattatcatttatcaagaactaaatcgctagggtggcggttccaccttttgccAATTTATCAAGAACTAAATGGTAGCCTTTTTAGGCACAAAGCAAAAGAAAAAATCAATCATATTTTTCATCACCTAAACCAAAATAGTTATAAATGATAGAATGGAGATAAAGAGAAAATCAAACAATTTATGACTgtaaatatatctaaataaaagttaaatttaatgtCTATCAAGGAAGTGAAATGATAGAGCTACCTAACTCGTTattactaaaaaaaataataaaatctttcattttaattAGACACAATATGGATGAATGCATCACATTTGAATTTAATCAAGCAAGTAGCATAGTAGCACCAACCGAATCAGCGTGCTAATGTTAGATGTagtttctcttctccaatcttAATGAGCAAGAGAAGCATAGAAAGGGGAGTTGGAAAAGAGGAGGGGGGAACTCAACAAAAAAACTAGtttttttattttgcattgtatagataagataaaaaatttctaatttatgtTCTTATTGATCAAAGGAGAAAATATTATCAACGAATGAGAAATGTAATGAAAGTAGATTAGGATTGAGAGGTATTGAAGAGGAAtagattagattttataaaataacatccataattaaaaataaatttaatttgttaaaaaaatagcCCCTTTATAACTCTGTCCATTAGAACCATAATAAGTTTTTTGCGAAATCTGAAGTTTTGATCAAGATTGAGATCATGTAAATATTTATTCATGTGGGCCATATTCCTTTCTAttctcttaaaaaaatatacataaaaatatatttaatatattaaaaataatggcCCCAATTTTTAAAGAATGAAATTGTGCAATCTTCTATCACGCTGGTCTATTCTTTTTCattctctttttaaaaaaatacacataaaaatatatttaatacacTAAAAATAATGGGCCCCAATTTTATTGGGGACCTAAGCATAggccttaatggcctatgcctaAAGCCGGCCTTGgctgggggcgaacgtattcaccttttgctacCAAGACGCTGGTTTTAGATTGTCATACTAGAATCCAATTTAATATATCATATTATGTATTAAATTAAGCAGTATGATATGATTAATAATTtacataaaaattttaattatctatTACCTAAGGGAAATTCTAAAGGGTGCCATAAATAATTTTTACTATTAAAAGGATATCCTATTTTAATTTTCATtctaaaaatatctttatttttaatatatatactgttatatcaaaaatattctttaaTATCTCACGAATATTATTATTCTAACATTGTTGTACTAATTTTAGTTGAAACTATTacaatatgataaaaaaaatgatataatcTAGTCTTTCAAATTAGTCAAACTCACTCAAATATTATTGGAATACGGTTTTTCGAATGGAAAAACAAGGTTCCATCAGTAGATGAAAGTCAGAATTGACTTCAAATTCGAAATCTACGTTTTGTGTAAATAAATCTAGACTATTGATTTACTCAAAACCGATTACGgataaatgagaaattaattgtttaaagtgaAGCCCAAAATTAGTAGATGGGGAATAGTCTTACATCTAAAGGAACAAGGAAAGACTGTCTCCTTATATATGTTGATTTGTTattggagttaacacaaaaagcaCAAGGTGCTTTCTTCCCATGGGCGAGCCTGCCACCCGCCACGGTGCATGGACGCAATGGGCATATCACCTGACAACTCTGGCATGATGCGGCACGGGTACATGCAGGGAGAGATGACTAGACTGTTGATTGGGCAAACGAGTGGCAACCATTGGATCGAAGATGGTGATAGATTGCAAGTGATGCGATCTGGAGCATTGATCACGAAGAGTCGCTATCGGACCACTGGTGACGGGATCTAATTTGAAGCGTTAGACTAAAAGAATTAATCTAGCGTCTAAGATTAGAAGAGATTTGGAAAGATACAACTCTTTGATCCAACGACTGAGATTAGAGGCTATATGAAAGGGTTACaaccttttcaaaaataaagGCCCAGATCAAGTGCAATCTGAATGGATGCACTCCTCTGGATTAAACGGTCCAGATGAGCCCTCACCAAAGGGTACCTCACCTCCTCACTTGGTATAAGAAGAACTCCCGAGATGTTGAAAAAACACACTCATTCAATCAACCCATCCAATCATCTAAGAGTAGCTTCATTCCTCTTCTGCATTCagagtccaaaaagcctacgaGCAGGTTCGCAAGTCTCAAAGTTTGTAGTGTTGCTACTCCGAGACAATGTCGTTGTATCTTGGAAACAAATTGCTGCTATCCGTTAGCAcctgtagcggagcaatatcgttttacGGAGATAAtgttgaacactagcctcgacgatttCAGTTTGCATCCTTTCCAACAGCAATCCTCGATAGCTCCAACAGTCGTAAAGCGACTACGACCACACCCGAGCCAACAGTTCGCCGTTATAGACAACCGACGATTGACAATCATAAAACGATATTGTGCAAACTGAGATGGCTACGATCAATGATGTTCCAACTGCCGTTccacacggagaaaagccggTTCCGACCATCGTTCCACCCGGAGAGAAGCTGAAAAAGTTCAACGGAGCCGaattcaaaagatggcagcagatgATGCTGTTCTACCTAACAACGTTAAACCTCGTACGATTTTTGCTTGAAGAcccgccagccgctacggaaggtaatTCCGATAATAAGGCTGCATGCAATGCATGGTCGCACGGATATTTCCTATGTCGCAACTACATTCTCAACGCATTGGGCAACACattgtataacgtgtattgttcaatAGAGACGGCAAAATCTCTATGGGAGTCACTTGAAAAGACATACAAAATCGAAAGCgccgagttgaagaaattcatcgtcggctagtttctggatttcaagatggtagATTCCAAGAATGTTATGTCTCAAGTCCAAGACTTACAACtgatactgcatgatctggatgtcgaaagcatgaagctgaacgagtcgtTCAAAGTAGCCGCGGTAATCGAGAAACTTCCTCtatcatggaaggatttcaaaaattacctgaagcacaagcaaaaggagatgggaCTTGAAGACCTGATCTTGAGGTTACAAATAGAGgaagataatcgaaagttatccgactctaGGGGAATGAAGCGGACAGTCGACAAGATGTCCAACCTCGCTGAGCCAAACGCCAAGAAGCCGAAGCAATTCAAAAAGAAGAACCAAGGAAAGAAGTTCAAAGACACTTGCTACAACTGCGAAAAACCAGGGCACATGTCCAaagactgcagacgcccaaagaaacCAACCAAGAGTCGGAAAGATGCTGCGAACCAGGTCGCACCTTCTGACGACATGGAactggatctcactgcggtcgtGTTTGAAGCCAACATGGTGGACAACGCGAAGTAGTGGTGGACTGATACTAGAGCAACACATCATATCTGTTCTGATagagcgatgttctccaagtatactccgataagtggaagaaagctctatatggaAAATTCCACGAAATCCCCGATCATCGTACTCAAGAAAGTAGTTCTGAAAATGACGTCTAggaaggagctaacactcattgatatGCTCCATGTTCTCGACATCaggaagaacctagtttctgcatCAGCATTTGTTAAAGTCAGTTTCAGACTAGTGTTCCAGTCCAACAACTTTGTACTTATGAAAAATGGTGTTTTCGTAGTAAGGGGTACTTAGAATAGAATCTGTTgaaaatggttgtaatgactgtacaccatgaatttgatggtaataaaataaaagcttCTAGCTATATTGTTGAGTGTTTTagtttatggcatgatcgacttggGCATGTCAATAATAAAACTCTGAAACGTCTCGTCAAGTTacatttattaccaaacgtcaatgttgacgaaacacacaaatgtgaagtgtgtgtAGAAGCAAAAATGATGAGACTACCTTTTCATTCAGTGGAAAGgtcaacaactcctctagagttaatacatagtgatctatgtgtaTTACCAAAAAAAACATactcattttttatatttttatattgaccatttatgtatttttttccaTTCTCTTTTCCATAATACCCCCTATCTCACTGTTCTTTCTGAAGAAAAAAAGCTTTAACcactttatttaaaaaaaaaatctccttatTTGTCTCCGTTGAAAAGTTCACTTACAGGGCACACTGATGACTTACTCTCCCACATATCAAGCTCTATCTCGGAGTATGCAATTATCATGAGAGATAGATCCGTCATCGCTGAGGAAGCTACCGTGACCAAGAAGATGTTTTGTAGCATTGGAAAGACCACATGAATCACTAACACCATCTTTCTCATCCTCATAGTTTCCCTTATCATCAAGAGGGACCATGAGTTGCAGCTAAACAAGTTGGAGATGTAGTAGTTGACCCTTCTCGACTCCCCCACCACCCTCACTGCCCTCataatttatcttaaaaaggAATGAGATTATTGTAGTCTAATCTTATGCttagtgataaccatgattttggctatattatcttgattcataatatatgtttttaatgatattttcat includes these proteins:
- the LOC121998690 gene encoding pathogenesis-related protein 1-like — its product is MVSGSFTGEVTLNVSAARLWKGGIEEPHILYPKLMPDYISKAERIGEGVGAINVFYYSPAANLPPGSLIKNKIEVLDEATFTFKNSSVEGGLLGVLVKSFTYESVFIPSGPDSCVAKIKFDYETIADQDLSEEELKAGRDGSIAVLKATEGYLLANPDVYA